Proteins from a single region of Meriones unguiculatus strain TT.TT164.6M chromosome 21, Bangor_MerUng_6.1, whole genome shotgun sequence:
- the Steap1 gene encoding metalloreductase STEAP1 — translation MEISKDITNREELWKMKPKGNSEDDNYTGPGETSMLKRPVLLHPQHADHAGALDCPSELQHTQEFFPNWRLPIKVAAVVSSLTFLYTLLREIIYPLVTIREQYFYKIPILVINKVLPVVSITLLALVYLPGEIAAVVQLRNGTKYKKFPPWLDRWMLARKQFGLLGFFFAVLHAVYSLSYPMRRSYRYKLLNWAYKQVQQNKEDAWIEHDVWRMEIYVSLGIIGLALLALLAVTSIPSVSDSLTWREFHYIQSKLGIVSLLLGTVHALIFAWNKWVDVNQFVWYTPPTFMIAVILPIVVLTCKMILFLPCLRKKILKIRSGWEDVSKINRTEMASRL, via the exons GGCCCGGGAGAGACAAGCATGCTGAAGAGACCCGTGCTCTTGCATCCGCAGCACGCGGACCATGCTGGAGCACTAGACTGCCCCTCCGAGCTTCAGCACACGCAGGAATTCTTTCCCAACTGGCGCTTGCCAATTAAAGTTGCTGCCGTCGTATCGTCTCTGACCTTCCTGTACACTCTTCTGAGGGAAATCATTTATCCGTTGGTAACTATCCGTGAGCAGTATTTTTACAAAATCCCAATCCTGGTCATTAACAAAGTCTTGCCCGTGGTCTCCATCACCCTCTTGGCACTGGTTTATTTGCCAGGAGAGATAGCAGCGGTTGTACAGCTTCGCAACGGAACCAAGTACAAGAAATTCCCACCGTGGTTAGATCGGTGGATGCTGGCAAGGAAACAGTTCGGGCTCCTCGGCTTCTTTTTTGCTGTGCTGCACGCGGTTTACAGTCTCTCTTACCCGATGAGGCGGTCCTACCGGTACAAACTGCTCAACTGGGCATACAAACAG GTTCAACAAAACAAAGAGGATGCCTGGATTGAGCATGATGTTTGGAGAATGGAGATTTATGTGTCTCTGGGGATTATTGGACTGGCTCTCCTGGCTCTCTTGGCTGTGACATCAATTCCATCTGTGAGCGACTCTTTAACATGGAGAGAATTTCACTATATTCAG agCAAACTAGGAATTGTCTCTCTTCTTTTGGGCACAGTGCACGCTTTGATTTTTGCCTGGAATAAATGGGTAGATGTCAATCAATTTGTATGGTACACGCCTCCGACTTTTATGATAGCCGTTATCCTTCCAATTGTGGTCCTGACATGCAAAATGATACTGTTCCTGCCCTGCTTAAGGAAGAAGATTCTGAAAATTAGAAGTGGTTGGGAAGATGTCAGCAAGATAAACAGGACTGAGATGGCCTCGAGGTTGTAG